One Stenotrophomonas oahuensis genomic region harbors:
- a CDS encoding DUF2946 family protein encodes MNRRRRPYAFLLQLAFVATLLMALAPLLSRWQQAHGDPLMLMPGGMAHVMPALPDADSPPPMHDHAAMHHGASHAMPHHAHHAMPAEPAPPLDPHAGHGEACEYCMMASRLMPWLAVLLVLLPALPRIAPPVLRTVATPRSLRWPAHAARGPPLNA; translated from the coding sequence GTGAACCGCCGTCGCCGTCCCTACGCCTTCCTGCTGCAGCTCGCCTTCGTGGCGACGCTGCTGATGGCGCTGGCTCCGCTGCTGAGCCGCTGGCAGCAGGCGCACGGTGATCCGCTGATGCTGATGCCCGGCGGCATGGCGCATGTCATGCCTGCCTTGCCCGACGCCGATTCACCGCCCCCGATGCACGACCACGCGGCCATGCATCACGGTGCATCGCATGCCATGCCGCATCACGCGCATCACGCGATGCCGGCCGAACCCGCGCCGCCATTGGACCCCCACGCCGGGCATGGTGAGGCCTGCGAATACTGCATGATGGCGTCACGGCTGATGCCGTGGCTGGCGGTCCTCCTGGTGCTGCTGCCGGCCTTGCCGCGCATCGCCCCCCCGGTGCTGCGCACCGTCGCCACGCCACGCAGCCTGCGCTGGCCCGCCCACGCCGCCCGCGGCCCTCCACTGAACGCCTGA
- a CDS encoding LysR family transcriptional regulator, giving the protein MTLTQLRYLVAIADAELNITLAASRVHATQPGLSKQLKQLEDELGFLLFVRKGRSLEAVTPAGVEVIGRARAVLAEANNIRTYAANQRRESQGQLILTTTHTQARFVLPPAVARIKQAYPQVSVHLQQAAESDALDLLSQGDADIAIISTAGAEPTAGLAIPLYRWRRLVLVPRGHALDRPGAAPDLNALAGQPLISYESSTRGSSSLQRAFAASGLTPDIALTALDADLIKTYVRTGLGVGLLAEMAVNASDEDLRAWPAPAPIDECIAWAVLPRDRVLRDYALELVHVLAPQIDTRDLRRVIDGNQEANWPVPPTWESLTQTITV; this is encoded by the coding sequence ATGACGCTGACCCAACTCCGTTACCTGGTCGCCATCGCCGACGCCGAGCTCAACATCACCCTGGCCGCCTCGCGGGTGCATGCCACCCAGCCGGGCCTGTCCAAGCAGCTGAAACAGCTGGAGGACGAGCTGGGGTTCCTGTTGTTTGTACGTAAAGGACGCAGCCTGGAGGCCGTGACCCCGGCCGGGGTGGAGGTGATCGGTCGCGCCCGCGCGGTGCTGGCCGAAGCCAACAACATCCGGACCTACGCTGCCAACCAGCGCCGCGAAAGCCAGGGCCAGTTGATTCTGACCACCACCCACACCCAGGCCCGCTTCGTGCTGCCGCCGGCGGTGGCGCGGATCAAGCAGGCCTACCCACAGGTCAGCGTGCACCTGCAGCAGGCGGCCGAGAGCGACGCGCTGGACCTGCTGAGCCAGGGCGATGCCGATATCGCCATCATCTCCACCGCCGGAGCCGAACCCACCGCCGGGCTGGCCATTCCGCTGTACCGCTGGCGGCGGCTGGTGCTGGTGCCACGTGGGCATGCGCTGGACCGCCCCGGTGCTGCGCCCGACCTGAATGCGCTGGCCGGGCAGCCGCTGATCAGCTACGAGTCGTCCACGCGGGGCAGTTCGTCACTGCAGCGCGCGTTCGCAGCGTCTGGACTGACCCCGGACATCGCGTTGACCGCGCTGGATGCGGACCTGATCAAGACCTATGTGCGCACCGGTCTGGGTGTGGGCCTGCTGGCGGAAATGGCGGTCAATGCCAGCGATGAAGACCTGCGCGCATGGCCCGCCCCGGCTCCGATTGATGAATGCATTGCCTGGGCGGTGTTGCCGCGCGACCGGGTGCTGCGTGATTACGCGCTGGAGCTGGTACACGTGCTGGCCCCGCAGATCGACACCCGCGACCTGCGCCGGGTGATTGATGGGAACCAGGAGGCGAACTGGCCGGTGCCGCCTACGTGGGAATCTCTTACCCAGACGATTACAGTCTGA
- a CDS encoding TonB-dependent copper receptor — translation MTFASRTPGALTRLSVCLSLALIAPALHAADRDDARTLDTLVVTAAAPSSPLQWVTDPRLPRQPVPASDGADYLKTVPGFSAIRNGGTNGDPVLRGMFGSRLNIVSNEGNLIGACPSRMDNPLSYIAPETFDRLTIIKGPQSVRWGAGASAGTVRFERDTPRFDAPGIDLDASALVGSRNRNDQVLDLTAGASQGYVRVNGNRSEADDYKDGNGDVVPSKWRKWNSDVAIGWTPDADTVLELSAGTGDAIARYAGRGMDGAAFKRTSYAARFEKDNLPGAWDKVLANVYYNDADHLMDNYTLREPNMASSMPMPMAANVDRRTTGGRVAAEWRWQNVAVVAGVDAQDSRHRSRSGMGRNTYRQQPWSVDARFEQRGVFSEITLREGTAQRWVGGLRMDRAEVTDERRSGGMMGMPNPTSGQTRREDLGSGFFRWERDLSSALTAYAGVGHSERMPDYWELFSPDSGPDGSINAFSSIQPEKTTQLDLGLQYRTDRLNAWVSAYAGRIQDYILFTYRAGGMMGSSSQASNIDARIAGAEAGAELQVGQGWKLGSTLAYAWGENRSDGTALPQMPPLEARLTANWEGARWSAGALVRAVTHQHRVATGQGNVVAQDLGPSAGFATFALNAAYRFNDSLSVSAGVDNVFDRAYSEHLNLAGSADFGFPADPVRINEPGRTAWLKVNYRY, via the coding sequence ATGACGTTTGCTTCCCGCACCCCGGGCGCACTGACGCGCCTGTCTGTCTGCCTGTCCCTGGCGTTGATCGCCCCCGCGCTGCACGCTGCCGATCGCGACGACGCCCGCACCCTCGATACCCTGGTGGTCACCGCCGCCGCGCCGTCGTCACCGCTGCAGTGGGTCACCGACCCCCGTCTGCCGCGCCAACCGGTGCCGGCCAGTGACGGAGCCGACTACCTCAAGACCGTTCCCGGCTTCTCCGCCATACGCAACGGCGGCACCAATGGCGACCCGGTGCTGCGCGGCATGTTCGGTTCGCGCCTGAACATCGTCAGCAATGAAGGCAACCTGATCGGTGCCTGCCCCTCGCGCATGGACAACCCCTTGTCCTACATCGCGCCAGAAACCTTTGATCGCCTCACCATCATCAAGGGGCCGCAGAGCGTCCGCTGGGGTGCCGGTGCGTCCGCCGGCACCGTGCGTTTCGAGCGCGACACCCCGCGCTTCGACGCCCCCGGCATCGACCTCGACGCCAGTGCCCTGGTCGGCTCGCGCAACCGCAACGACCAGGTCCTCGACCTCACCGCCGGTGCTTCGCAGGGCTATGTGCGGGTCAACGGCAACCGCTCCGAAGCCGATGACTACAAAGACGGCAACGGTGATGTCGTGCCCTCGAAATGGCGCAAATGGAACAGCGACGTCGCCATCGGCTGGACCCCCGACGCCGACACCGTGCTGGAGCTGTCCGCCGGCACCGGCGATGCCATCGCCCGCTATGCCGGACGTGGCATGGACGGCGCGGCGTTCAAGCGCACCAGCTACGCCGCCCGCTTCGAGAAGGACAATCTGCCGGGCGCATGGGACAAGGTGCTCGCCAACGTCTACTACAACGACGCCGACCACCTGATGGACAACTACACCCTGCGCGAGCCGAACATGGCCAGCAGCATGCCCATGCCAATGGCGGCAAATGTCGATCGCCGCACTACCGGCGGCCGCGTCGCCGCCGAATGGCGCTGGCAGAACGTTGCCGTTGTCGCCGGCGTTGATGCCCAGGACAGCCGTCACCGCAGCCGCAGCGGCATGGGTCGCAACACCTACCGCCAGCAGCCGTGGAGCGTCGACGCCCGCTTTGAACAACGCGGTGTCTTCAGTGAAATCACCCTCCGCGAAGGCACGGCCCAGCGCTGGGTCGGCGGTCTGCGTATGGACCGTGCCGAGGTCACCGATGAGCGCCGCAGCGGCGGCATGATGGGCATGCCCAATCCCACCTCGGGCCAGACCCGTCGCGAAGATCTCGGCAGCGGCTTCTTCCGCTGGGAGCGCGATCTCAGCAGTGCACTCACCGCGTATGCCGGCGTTGGCCACAGCGAACGCATGCCGGATTACTGGGAGCTGTTCTCGCCCGACAGCGGCCCCGATGGCAGCATCAACGCGTTCAGCAGCATCCAGCCGGAAAAGACTACCCAGCTCGACCTCGGCCTGCAGTACCGAACGGACCGCCTCAACGCCTGGGTCTCCGCCTATGCCGGCCGCATCCAGGACTACATCCTGTTTACCTACCGCGCCGGCGGCATGATGGGCAGCAGCAGCCAAGCCAGCAACATTGACGCCCGCATCGCCGGTGCCGAAGCCGGTGCCGAACTGCAGGTCGGGCAGGGCTGGAAGCTCGGCAGCACCCTGGCCTACGCCTGGGGCGAGAACCGCAGCGACGGCACAGCATTGCCGCAGATGCCGCCGCTGGAAGCGAGGCTGACCGCCAACTGGGAGGGCGCGCGCTGGAGTGCCGGGGCGTTGGTTCGTGCGGTCACGCATCAGCATCGCGTGGCAACGGGGCAGGGCAATGTGGTGGCCCAGGATCTGGGGCCTAGCGCCGGGTTTGCGACGTTTGCGTTGAATGCGGCGTACCGGTTCAACGACAGCCTCTCGGTCAGTGCCGGCGTCGACAATGTGTTTGACCGCGCTTACAGCGAGCATCTGAATCTGGCCGGGAGCGCGGATTTTGGTTTTCCGGCGGATCCGGTGCGGATCAACGAGCCGGGCCGGACGGCGTGGTTGAAGGTGAATTACCGGTATTGA